CGGAGGCCCTGCCGCGCTTCGTCGCCCCCGCCTTCGCCGTGGGTGTGAGGCTGGAGGGCGATGACAGCATCACCGTCGTCGCCCCCTTCGGTCTTGAGGACGCCTTCGACCTGATCGTCCGCCCAAACCCCAACCGGCCCCTCGCCAAGGACTGGTCGAAGATCGCCGCCAAGGTGAGGACCCGCTGGCCCGAGGTGACGGTCGTCGAGGTCTGACGGCCGGCGCAGCAGCTTTTGCCGTGTCCTGATTTTTCGCGTATCGTTGTTTCGCGTGATTTGCGAGGGGGCAACGCGATGACGATGACGGCTGCGCCGGTGGCGGTGAAGGAGCGGTTCGGCTCAATGGATGTGCTGCGGGGCGTCGCGGTCTGCGGCATCCTGCTGATGAACATCCCCTTTATGGGTATGCTGGGCGAGTCCGGGCGGCCGCCGCTCCCCGCCGCGCCCAATCCCGACTGGATCGCCTTCACCATCCAGGACGTCTTCTTCGCCGGCTCGATGCGGGGGATGTTCACCCTGCTGTTCGGGGCCGGGATGCTGATCATGCTGCGCCGCGCCGACGAGCCGGGCGGCGAGAATGCGATCTCGGCCTATCTGACCCGCTGCTTCGCCCTGATCCTTCTGGGGGTGGCCAACTTCGCCATCTTCCTCTGGCCCGGCGAAATCCTGTTCGCCTATGGCGTGGTCGGGCTGGCCCTGATCCTGTTCCGGAGGTCGCCGCCCAGGCTGCTGCTGACGGCGGCGGCGGCGTCGCTGGTGGTTCTGACCCTGAGCTTCGCCGTCCCCGTGATCGACCGCGCGGCCGCCCTGCGCGACGCGCCCGCCGCCGCGGCGGCCAAGGCCGAGGGCAAGACCCTGACCGACGACCAGAAAGCCGCGCTCAAGATGCAGGCGCGGGGGGCCGAGGTCATGCGCCCGCCCGCCGCCAAGCTGGAGAAGGAGCGCCAGCAGCGCACCAGCTTCCCCGGCGTCGTGGTCTGGAGCACGAAATTCTGGGCCCAGTTCAATCTCGGCCGCATGGGCATCTTCGGCCTGCTGGAAAGCCTCGGCTTCATGCTGATCGGCATGGCCCTGTTCCAAAAAGGCTATCTCACCGGCCAGAAGCCGTTGAAGACCTATGTCGGGCTTATGGTCGGCGGCTATGGCCTGGGTCTCGCGATCCGGGGCGTGCAGGCCTTCTGCGCCTGGACGACGGCCTATGAGCTGAACCCCTGGCAGATGCTCTGGGGCGCCTTCCTCTATGAGGTCGGGCGGCTGCCGATGACGATCGGCCTGCTGGGTCTGGTCATGACCCTGTATCAGCTCGGCGCTCTCGGCAAACTGGCCGGCGCGATCAAGGCCATCGGCCGCATGGCCCTGACCAACTATGTCGGCCAGTCGGTGATCACCGCCGTCCTGTTCTACGCCTTCGGCCTGCTTGGAAAGTTCGGCTTCGCCCAGCTGATGGGGATCGCGGCCCTGATCTGGATCGCTCAGGGGGTAATCAGTGTGGTCTGGCTGAAATTCTACGAGATTGGGCCGCTGGAATGGCTGCTGCGGATGCTGACCTATGGCCAGCGGAGTCCGATCCCGCGCGTCGCCCCAACGCCGACGGCGGTCCCGGCTCCGGCGGAATAGCGTCCGGGGTGTTCAGTCCGCCGCGCCTCGGCTAGGCATCGGTCATGCGCCAGTGGACCATAGACGCCTTCGCCGACCGGCCCTTCATGGGTAATCCAGCCTGTGTGGTCGAGCCGTTCGAGGTCTGGCCCGCCGACGGCTGGATGCAGGCCCTGGCCATGGAGAACAACCAGTCGGAAACGGCCTTCCTGCGCCGGACGGCCGATCCGTCTCGCTTCGACCTGCGCTGGTTCACCCCGGCGATGGAGGTCGATCTGTGCGGTCATGCGACCCTGGCCTCCGGCGCGGCCCTGATGGCGGAAATCTATCCCGACCTCGGCGCCGTCAGCTTTGACACCCGCTCCGGCGTGCTGGGCGTCCGCAAGGCCGCGGGCGGCTTCGAGATAGATCTGCCTGCCGATCCGCCCCGTCGCACCGGTCCGGTCGAGGGGCTGGCTGAGGCTCTGGGCGTCGAGCCGGTCGAGGTCTGGGCGGGCCGCTATCTGGTCGCGCTTCTGCCGGACGCGGCGGCGGTGCGGACATGCACGCCCGACTTCAAGGCCCTGGGCCGGCTGCAGGGCGAGGCCGGGGAAGGCGGTCAGATCATCATTGCGGCCCGGTCGGATCATGATGACGCCGATGTCGTGGACCGGTTCTTCGGCCCCGGCTGCGGCATCGACGAGGACCCGGCGACGGGCTCGGCCCACTGTATCCTCGCGCCTCTCTATGCCGACCGGCTGGGGCGTCCGGTGGTGCAGTTCCGGCAGGTCTTTCCCGGTCGTGGCGCGCGCTTCGAGACCGAGGTCGCGGGGGATCGGGTGTTGATCCGCGGGCAGGCGGTCACGGTGGTCGAAAGCCGGTTACGGCTGCGGCCCTGATCTCATCGCGAAAGGGCGCGACCCTTTCGGATCGCGCCCTCTGATTTCCGACCGGAAGGTCTGGTTTAGCCGCGACGGTTATCCCGGTCGTGGCGCTCGTAGCGGATCTGGGCCTCGAGACGGTCGAAGCGACGATCCAGGTCGGCGCGTTCCCAGCCGGACAGACCACCGCGACGGTAGCTGGCTTCCAGGCGAGCCAGGCTGTTGAACTCTCCGCGCAGACGGCCGGCTTCACGACGGCTCAGCGAACCGTTGCGGACGCCCATGTCGATGCGGCGGTCCAGCTGGGCCTGACGCTGGTTGATCGACTGCCAGTTGCCGTAGCCGGTCGAGACGACGGGCGGGCGGCCATGGCTCGGGCCATAGGACTGGGCGGCGGCGGGGATGGCGGCGGCCGACGTCGCGGCCAGAACCAGGGCGGGGACAATCATCTTCTTGAACATCGGATATCTCCTCGGTGTCTGTTCGTCGGGGGCCGGGGTGGCCAGCGATGACTGCAGATAACCACCCCCCGGCTGAGCCCGACCTGAACAAGCCGCGTCAGGTTCGGTTCATGTGCATGACAAATGCGCAAGACTAACCTTGGTGAGGGTTCGAACCGGTTCGACATCGCGGCAAACCGCCTTACAGTGCCGTTCAGGCCTCGTTCAGGGCCATTGACGCATAAACGCCTCCATCATGACCCGCGCTCTCGCCATCTCCCTGGCTCTTCTTGTCGCCGCCGCGCCCTTCAGCGCCGCGTCCGCGCAGGATCACGGCCGTCGTGGCGACGACCGCGGCCCGCGTCAGGAACAGTCCCGCGACGGCGGCGGCCGTCAGATCAGCGAGGCCCAGGCCCAGTCCATCGCCCAGTCGCGCGCACGCGGCGCCCGCTTCGTCGGCTCGCGCGGCCTGCAGGGTGGTTCCTACGTCTTCGTCTTCGATGACAACGGGCGGATCTTCCAGATCTCCGTCTCGGCCAGCGGAAATTGACCCCAGGTTTCGGGAGCTACTGAATGCGCATTCTTCTGGTCGAGGACGACGTCGATCTGTCGCGTCAGCTGAAACAGGCGCTGGGCGACGCCGGCTATGCGGTCGATCACGCCGCCGACGGCGAGGAGGCCCACTTCCTCGGCGACACCGAACCCTATGATGTGGTGGTTCTGGACCTCGGCCTGCCCAAGATCGACGGCGTTTCGGTGCTGGAGCGCTGGCGGCGCGACGGCAAGACGACCCCTGTCCTGATCCTGACGGCGCGGGGCGCCTGGTCGGACAAGGTCTCGGGCTTCGACGCCGGGGCCGACGACTATCTGACCAAGCCCTTCCACACCGAAGAGCTGCTGGCGCGGCTGCGGGCCCTGCTGCGCCGTTCGGCCGGCATCGCCTCGGCGACCCTGTCGTGCGGCGGCCTGCGTCTGGATCCGCGTGCGGCCCGGGCGACCGTCAACGGCGAGCCCCTGCGCCTGACCTCGCTGGAGTACCGCCTGCTGCATTACATGATGATGCATCAGGGCCGGGTCATCAGCCGCACCGAGCTGGTCGAGCACCTCTACGATCAGGACTTCGACCGCGATTCCAACACCATAGAGGTCTTCATCGGCCGGGTGCGCAAGAAGGTCGGGTCCGACCGGATCGAGACCGTGCGTGGCCTCGGCTATCGCCTGACGCCGCTGGCCGGCGAATCCGAAGCGGCGTGAGCGAGGCTTCCGCCGACAGCCCGGTGGAACGGGCGAAGCCGTCGGTTTTCGAAGACTGGGGCCGCTGGTTCGGCCGGCCCGGGCGCAGCCTGACCCGTCGCTTGATCCTTTTGGCCTGCGGCTGGATTGCCCTGGCCCTGGTGCTGACCGGCGGGGTCCTGACCAGCCAGTATCAGGAAAGCGCCCTGCGCCGGCTCGGCTATATGCTGGGCGACACCATCGACGAGGTGGTCCTGGCCACCACCGCCACGGCGGGGGGCGGGGTGCATGTCGACGAGATCAAGGACGCCCCGACGCTCAGGGGCCTGTCCGGCAAATACTGGATGATCGCCGAGTTCGACGAACAGGGCGGCCTGCGCGTCGTGGAGCGGTCCCCGTCGCTGGCGGGCGAGACCCTGTTCATCGATCCCGAACTGCCGTCGCGTCTGAAGTCGGAGTTCGGCATCCTGATTACCTATAACGACCTGAACGGGGTGCTGCGGCCCTCGCACAGCCAGCCGCTGCGCGTCGCCGCCAGTTTGAAGTCGATCCCCGACCGCGCCGCCCCCCTGGTCTTCATGGCCGGCATCGACCGGTCCGACATCGACCTCGATACGCGCCAGTTCGCCACCTTCACCTGGACAGCCCTGCTGATCCTCGGTCTCGGTCTGGTGATCGCGGTCTTCCTGCAGGTTCAGATCGGCCTGCGCCCCCTGTTCGGGCTCAGGACCGAGATCGCCAATGTCCGCAAGGGCAAGGCGGCGCGTATCGAACGCTCCTATCCCGTAGAAATCGCGCCCCTGGCCGAGCAGGTGAACCAGCTTCTGGATCACAATCAGGAGGTCGTCGAGCGTCAGCGGACCCACGTCGGCAATCTGGCCCACGCCCTGAAAACCCCGCTGTCGGTCATGCTGGCCGAGGCCTCGGACCCCCAGAGCGATCGCGACAAACTGGGCGACCTCGTCCGCCGCCAGACCGAGGTGATGAAGGGCCAGGTCGACCACCATTTGCGCCGCGCCCGCGCGGCCGCCCGCGCCGCCCACGGCCTGGGCGAACGCACGCCCGTGGGCGAGGTGATCGACGAGCTGGCTGTGATGCTGGAGCGGGTGTTCCAGTCCAAGGACGTCGAGATCGACTGGCGTGCGCCCGACGAGCTGGGCTTCCTCGGCGAGCGTCAGGACCTGCAGGAAATCCTCGGCAACCTGATCGAGAACGCGTGCAAATGGTGCAAGCGCCGTGTCCGGATCTCGGCCGGTCCCAGCGGTCTGGGTCATATGATCGTGGTGGTCGAGGACGATGGCCCCGGCCTGCCCGAGGATCAGCGCGAAACAGCGATGAAGCGCGGCCAGCGCATGGACGAAGGCGCGCCCGGATCGGGCCTGGGCCTGTCGATCGTCGACGACCTGACCCGCGCCTACGGCGGTCGTCTGACCTTGGCGAGCAGCGATCTGGGCGGTCTGAAAGCCATCCTTGAGTTGCCCGCTGCCGAGGCATAACCCGTTAAGGTTCCTACGTAATCCGTTAACCCGCTAACCCTATTCTGGACGCTTACAAGCGTTTACGTGGGGTAGAGGCTGGATGACCGAACTTTCGGTCGCGCATCGCATGGCTCTGGGCCAGGTGGTCGAAGGCGTTCCGGACCGGACGCTTCGTCAGCTGGCGCTCGCCGTCTCCGGCATGCCGGGCGGCAAGGCGCGCGCGCTTGAAGAGATGCTGGCCGCCGAAACCATCGACCGCGTGCGCCGCGCCCGCGGCTTCGCGGCCCTGACGCCCCTGTTCCGACCTCGCGCCGACGGCGTCGAGGCCACCACCTTCCCGCCCGGGGTGCTCCCGCGTCTGTGGAAGATCGCCTCAAGCCGCGAACCCAATATCCTGCCGCTGCTGGACGAGGACGACGATCGCGAGGCCGCCCGGACCGCCGCCGTCTGCGCGCGGCTGTGCGCCACCGCCGCCGCCGCCGTGCGCGACCGCCCCGCCGAGGTGTGGCCCGTTGCCCTGGGCGACCCGACTCTGCGGGACAAGGGGCTGGAGGATCTGGCCCACTGCTGCGACTTCGGCGGACTGGTCTATCGCGCCCTGCCGTCGCTGCAGGCCTGGGTCGGCCGCCCGGACGGCGATCAGGTCGCCGAGCTCAGGCTTCTGGTGCGCGACGCCTCGGAAATGCTGCCGGACGGCGCCGAGCGGCTGATGGACATCCTGTTCGCCCACCTGGCCGACGCCTCCCTGATCCTGCGGCTGATGGTCCACACCTCCACCGCCGCGGCGCGCGGGGCCTTCCTGTCCGAGAGCGAGCTGGCCGTCTTCGTCGATCGGCTGGTCGTGGGAATGGAGACGCGCAGCGCCCGCATTGTCGCCTTCAAGCCGGGCGAGTCGATCGAGACCCTCTGCGCCGATCTCCAATGGTGCGCCGACGTCCTGAAAGAGCTCGAAGCCACCGTCCAGGTCGACCGCGAAGGCGACTGGGGCAAGCGGTTGCGCGAGGTGCGCGTCCGCGTCGGCAAGCGGCTGGGCGAACTGCTCAGCGGGGTGAGCAAGCTGGTCGACAAGGCCGTGCCCATGCACAAGGTCCAGACCTCCGGCCGAATGACCCGCAACGCGCCCAATCTGGATATCGCGCTGGACCCCGCGATCGTGCAGGTGGCCCATGACGCCGTCCGGATGGTGGGCATGGTCCGCAATCTGGCCGGACCGTTCGGCTGCGAGGCCCAGCGCTCGGCCCTGATCCAGAGCCTGACTGTCCAGCTGAGCAGCTATGCCGATCTGATCATCGAGGACGTCAACGCCGGCGATGCGCCGGACGAAACGGCGGCCATCGAACGGGCCGGAATGGCGGCGGACTTCCTCGAACAGATCGCCGCCCTGACCGAGGCGCGGGCAATCCGTCGCCGCACGGCCGTCGCGGGCGGCCCGGCGACGATGAAACTCTCGGCCTGAGTCTGCGGCGCCTTGTGGCTCTCGCCGCCGGTCGTGCGATCCGCTAGACCGGCTCCATGACTGCCTTCTGGATCATGACCGCACTGGCGACGGCGATGGCCGCGCTGCTGGTGCTGACCGGCGCGCGGCGCGGCGTGGATGCTGTGGTCGATGTTGAGCCGGACGCCGCCGCGCGTGAGCTGGACGAGCTGGACCGGCTGAAATCCCGCGGGCTTCTGACCGATGAAGCGTGGACGGCGGCACGGGCCGAGGCCGGACGTCGCCTGCTGGCGGCGCGCACCGGACCGATCGAGCTGAGGGCGCGGCCGAGCGATCGGCGCTGGGTTCTGGGCGGGGTCGTGCTGACGGCGGTGGTGGCGCTGAGCCTCTATTGGGGGATCGGAAAGCCCGGCTACGGCGACCAGACCTACGACCGCCGCGTCGACGCCTGGGGCGCCTCGGCCGAGCCGCTGGAAGCTGAACAGGTGGCGGCGGTCCTGACCCGCGAGGCGAAACTGCGCCCCGACGACCGCCAGATCCTGACCATGCTGGGCGCGGCCCGTTTCGCCGCCGACGATCCGGTCGGCGCGGCCTCCGCCTTCCGCCGGGCGCTGGCCCTGAACCCCGACGATCCCCGCACCTGGGCGCGGCTGGGCGAGAGCCTGGTCCGGTCCCAGGACGGGGCTGTCGGCGCCGACGCCGAGGCCGCCTTCCACGAGGCCCTGAAGCGCGATCCCGGCCAGCTGGGGGCCCTCTACTTCCTCGGCGACGCGGCGATGACGCGCGGCGACCGCGCCGGCGCCCTGACGCTCTGGACCCCGCTGATCAAGGCGCTGGACCCCGCCGATCCGCGCCGTGCGGAACTCGAGAAGCGGTTGGCGTCTGGCAGCGCGGGCGCGGCCCGATGACCTCTTTCAGCCCCCGCAGCGCCCCGCTATACGGCCGCGAGTTTTCATCCGCGCGCGGACCCTTCCGGACATGAGCTGGCTTCCCCGATCGCCGAAGGCGCGCCGTCGTCTGTGGGTCGTCGCCGCCGTGGCCCCGATCCTGGCGCTGGCCGTCGGCCTGTCGCTCTGGGCCATGACCGACAGCGTAACCTTCTTCTTCACCCCCTCGGAGGTGACCGTCGAAAAGGCCCCCGCCGGTCGCGACATCCGTCTGGGCGGTCTGGTCGAGGCGGGCAGCGTTCAGCGCCATGGCGCCGACGTCAGCTTCGCCGTCACCGACAAACTGGCCTCGACCCGGGTCGTCTATCATGGCGACCTGCCTGACCTGTTCCGCGAGGGGCAGGGGATCGTGGCGCAGGGAGCCTTCCTGCCCGACCGCACCTTCGTCGCCCATCAGGTCCTGGCCAAGCACGACGAGAAATACATGCCGCGCGAAGTGGCCGACAAGCTGAAGGCCAAGGGCGAATGGCGGCCTGCGCCGTCGACAGCCTCGACCGGAAACGCCGCCCTGTGATCAGCGAGTTCGGCGCCTACGCCCTGATCCTGGCCCTCGTTCTGGCGGTGCTGCAAACCGTTATGGCGGCGGCCGGCCGCATCCGCCGTTCGCCCGTGCTGGCCGGCGCGGCGCAGGGCGCGGCCATCGCCTCGGCCTGTCTGGTGGCGCTCGCCTTCGCGGCCCTGATCTTCGCCTTCGTGACCAGTGACTTCTCTGTCGCCAATGTCGCGAACAACAGCCACACCGACAAGCCGATGCTTTACAAGGTCGCCGGCGCCTGGGGCAGCCACGAGGGCTCGCTGGTCCTGTGGTGTCTGGTCATGACCGGCTTCGGTGCGGCTCTGGCAAGAGCAAGCGGTCTGCCGTTTGGATTGAAGACCTCGGCCGTCGGGGTGCAGGGCGCCTTGGGCAGCCTGTTCCTCGCCTTCGCCGTCTTCACCTCCAATCCCTTCGCCCGGCTGGACCCGGCGCCGTTCCAGGGCGCGTCCCTGAACCCCCTGCTGCAGGACCCGGCGCTGGCCTTCCATCCACCGCTGCTCTACGCGGGCTATGTCGGTTTCTCGGTGACCTTCTCGCTGGCGGTCGCCGCTCTGATCGAGGGCCGTGTTGATCCGGCCTGGGGACGCTGGGTCCGGCCTTGGGCCCTGGCGTCTTGGGTGCTCCTGACCGTCGGCATCA
The genomic region above belongs to Brevundimonas goettingensis and contains:
- a CDS encoding PhzF family phenazine biosynthesis protein; the encoded protein is MRQWTIDAFADRPFMGNPACVVEPFEVWPADGWMQALAMENNQSETAFLRRTADPSRFDLRWFTPAMEVDLCGHATLASGAALMAEIYPDLGAVSFDTRSGVLGVRKAAGGFEIDLPADPPRRTGPVEGLAEALGVEPVEVWAGRYLVALLPDAAAVRTCTPDFKALGRLQGEAGEGGQIIIAARSDHDDADVVDRFFGPGCGIDEDPATGSAHCILAPLYADRLGRPVVQFRQVFPGRGARFETEVAGDRVLIRGQAVTVVESRLRLRP
- a CDS encoding response regulator transcription factor, encoding MRILLVEDDVDLSRQLKQALGDAGYAVDHAADGEEAHFLGDTEPYDVVVLDLGLPKIDGVSVLERWRRDGKTTPVLILTARGAWSDKVSGFDAGADDYLTKPFHTEELLARLRALLRRSAGIASATLSCGGLRLDPRAARATVNGEPLRLTSLEYRLLHYMMMHQGRVISRTELVEHLYDQDFDRDSNTIEVFIGRVRKKVGSDRIETVRGLGYRLTPLAGESEAA
- a CDS encoding DUF418 domain-containing protein, whose translation is MTMTAAPVAVKERFGSMDVLRGVAVCGILLMNIPFMGMLGESGRPPLPAAPNPDWIAFTIQDVFFAGSMRGMFTLLFGAGMLIMLRRADEPGGENAISAYLTRCFALILLGVANFAIFLWPGEILFAYGVVGLALILFRRSPPRLLLTAAAASLVVLTLSFAVPVIDRAAALRDAPAAAAAKAEGKTLTDDQKAALKMQARGAEVMRPPAAKLEKERQQRTSFPGVVVWSTKFWAQFNLGRMGIFGLLESLGFMLIGMALFQKGYLTGQKPLKTYVGLMVGGYGLGLAIRGVQAFCAWTTAYELNPWQMLWGAFLYEVGRLPMTIGLLGLVMTLYQLGALGKLAGAIKAIGRMALTNYVGQSVITAVLFYAFGLLGKFGFAQLMGIAALIWIAQGVISVVWLKFYEIGPLEWLLRMLTYGQRSPIPRVAPTPTAVPAPAE
- the ccmE gene encoding cytochrome c maturation protein CcmE, encoding MSWLPRSPKARRRLWVVAAVAPILALAVGLSLWAMTDSVTFFFTPSEVTVEKAPAGRDIRLGGLVEAGSVQRHGADVSFAVTDKLASTRVVYHGDLPDLFREGQGIVAQGAFLPDRTFVAHQVLAKHDEKYMPREVADKLKAKGEWRPAPSTASTGNAAL
- the ccmI gene encoding c-type cytochrome biogenesis protein CcmI; the protein is MTAFWIMTALATAMAALLVLTGARRGVDAVVDVEPDAAARELDELDRLKSRGLLTDEAWTAARAEAGRRLLAARTGPIELRARPSDRRWVLGGVVLTAVVALSLYWGIGKPGYGDQTYDRRVDAWGASAEPLEAEQVAAVLTREAKLRPDDRQILTMLGAARFAADDPVGAASAFRRALALNPDDPRTWARLGESLVRSQDGAVGADAEAAFHEALKRDPGQLGALYFLGDAAMTRGDRAGALTLWTPLIKALDPADPRRAELEKRLASGSAGAAR
- a CDS encoding sensor histidine kinase; protein product: MSEASADSPVERAKPSVFEDWGRWFGRPGRSLTRRLILLACGWIALALVLTGGVLTSQYQESALRRLGYMLGDTIDEVVLATTATAGGGVHVDEIKDAPTLRGLSGKYWMIAEFDEQGGLRVVERSPSLAGETLFIDPELPSRLKSEFGILITYNDLNGVLRPSHSQPLRVAASLKSIPDRAAPLVFMAGIDRSDIDLDTRQFATFTWTALLILGLGLVIAVFLQVQIGLRPLFGLRTEIANVRKGKAARIERSYPVEIAPLAEQVNQLLDHNQEVVERQRTHVGNLAHALKTPLSVMLAEASDPQSDRDKLGDLVRRQTEVMKGQVDHHLRRARAAARAAHGLGERTPVGEVIDELAVMLERVFQSKDVEIDWRAPDELGFLGERQDLQEILGNLIENACKWCKRRVRISAGPSGLGHMIVVVEDDGPGLPEDQRETAMKRGQRMDEGAPGSGLGLSIVDDLTRAYGGRLTLASSDLGGLKAILELPAAEA